Proteins encoded by one window of Pseudonocardia alni:
- the ilvD gene encoding dihydroxy-acid dehydratase has protein sequence MPALRSRVTTHGRNAAGARSLWRATGMGDDDFGKPIVAIANSYTQFVPGHVHLKDMGDLVAGAIKEAGGVAKEFNTIAVDDGIAMGHGGMLYSLPSREIIADSVEYMVNGHAADALVCISNCDKITPGMLNAAMRLNIPTVFVSGGPMEAGKAVVVGGVAQAPTDLITAISASASSEVDDAGLAEVERSACPTCGSCSGMFTANSMNCLTEALGLSLPGNGSTLATHAARRELFLNAGRTVMDLATRWYRDDDASALPRNIATREAFENAMALDVAMGGSTNTVLHILAAAQEGEIDFDLAAIDAVSRRVPCLSKVAPNSDYHMEDVHRAGGIPALLGELWRAGLLNTGVHTVHSPSLEQWLTEWDIRSGAPSETAVELYHAAPGGVRTTQAFSTENRWSSLDTDAAGGCIRDLEHAYSSDGGLAVLRGNLSIDGAVIKTAGIPEDIWEFEGPAVVLESQEDAVSAILKKEIKPGDVLVIRYEGPSGGPGMQEMLHPTAFLKGAGLGKVCALITDGRFSGGSSGISVGHISPEAAAGGTIGLVENGDRIRLDVRARSLELLVDAETLADRRAKMESSERPWQPVDRQRVVSKALRAYAHLATSADTGAVRRIP, from the coding sequence ACGACGACTTCGGCAAGCCGATCGTCGCGATCGCCAACTCCTACACCCAGTTCGTCCCCGGCCACGTGCACCTCAAGGACATGGGTGACCTCGTCGCGGGCGCGATCAAGGAGGCGGGCGGGGTCGCCAAGGAGTTCAACACGATCGCCGTCGACGACGGCATCGCGATGGGCCACGGCGGGATGCTCTACTCGCTGCCCAGCCGCGAGATTATCGCCGACTCGGTCGAGTACATGGTCAACGGCCACGCGGCCGACGCCCTGGTCTGCATCTCCAACTGCGACAAGATCACCCCGGGCATGCTGAACGCCGCGATGCGGCTCAACATCCCGACCGTGTTCGTCTCCGGCGGGCCGATGGAGGCCGGCAAGGCGGTCGTCGTCGGCGGGGTCGCGCAGGCACCCACCGACCTGATCACCGCGATCTCGGCGTCGGCGTCGTCCGAGGTGGACGACGCGGGGCTCGCCGAGGTCGAGCGTTCGGCCTGCCCGACCTGCGGGTCGTGCTCCGGGATGTTCACCGCGAACTCGATGAACTGCCTCACCGAGGCGCTCGGGCTGTCCCTGCCGGGCAACGGCTCCACCCTGGCCACGCACGCCGCGCGCCGCGAGCTGTTCCTGAACGCCGGGCGCACCGTGATGGACCTGGCCACCCGCTGGTACCGCGACGACGACGCGTCCGCGCTGCCCCGCAACATCGCCACCCGCGAGGCGTTCGAGAACGCGATGGCGCTCGACGTCGCGATGGGCGGTTCCACCAACACGGTGCTGCACATCCTGGCCGCGGCCCAGGAGGGCGAGATCGACTTCGACCTCGCCGCGATCGACGCGGTCTCCCGGCGGGTGCCGTGCCTGAGCAAGGTCGCGCCGAACTCGGACTACCACATGGAGGACGTCCACCGGGCCGGTGGCATCCCCGCTCTGCTGGGCGAGCTGTGGCGGGCCGGGCTGCTCAACACCGGGGTGCACACGGTGCACTCGCCGTCGCTGGAGCAGTGGCTCACCGAGTGGGACATCCGCTCCGGGGCACCGTCGGAGACCGCGGTCGAGCTCTACCACGCCGCGCCGGGCGGGGTCCGGACCACGCAGGCGTTCTCGACGGAGAACCGCTGGTCGAGCCTGGACACCGACGCCGCAGGCGGCTGCATCCGCGACCTGGAGCACGCCTACTCCTCCGACGGCGGCCTGGCCGTGCTGCGCGGCAACCTCTCGATCGACGGCGCCGTGATCAAGACCGCGGGCATCCCGGAGGACATCTGGGAGTTCGAGGGCCCGGCCGTCGTGCTGGAGAGCCAGGAGGACGCCGTCTCGGCGATCCTCAAGAAGGAGATCAAGCCCGGCGACGTGCTGGTCATCCGCTACGAGGGCCCCTCGGGCGGGCCGGGCATGCAGGAGATGCTGCACCCGACGGCGTTCCTCAAGGGCGCCGGGCTGGGCAAGGTCTGCGCCCTGATCACCGACGGCCGCTTCTCCGGTGGCTCGTCGGGCATCTCGGTCGGCCACATCTCCCCCGAGGCGGCCGCCGGCGGCACGATCGGCCTGGTAGAGAACGGCGACCGGATCCGGCTCGACGTCCGCGCCCGGTCGCTGGAGCTGCTCGTCGACGCCGAGACGCTCGCCGACCGGCGTGCCAAGATGGAGTCCTCGGAGCGGCCGTGGCAGCCGGTCGACCGGCAGCGCGTCGTGTCGAAGGCGCTGCGCGCCTACGCCCACCTGGCGACCAGCGCCGACACCGGGGCGGTCCGCCGCATCCCCTGA
- a CDS encoding aldo/keto reductase, whose product MATGTGLGTRRLGDLTVSAQGLGCMGMSQAYGDTSDRAESIATIHRALDLGVTLLDTANVYGDGANEELVGAAIADRRDRVVLATKFGIVRDAQGNQGAQGDPAYVRRCAEESLRRLGVDHIDLYYQHRVDPDTPIEETVGALAGLIEEGKIRHYGLSECGADTVRRAHAVHPPAAVQSEWSLWTRDIEESVAPTCAELGVGVVPFSPLGRGFLTGAITSTGQLGEGDMRRGLPRFSDENMAANLAIVEALTAIAQRRGVTAGQLALAWVQSRGEHVVPIPGTKRRTYLEQNVEAAALELSADELAEIEAAAPASAVAGERYPAHLQRNVGR is encoded by the coding sequence ATGGCTACCGGAACCGGCCTCGGAACCCGTCGACTCGGCGATCTCACCGTCTCCGCCCAGGGCCTGGGCTGTATGGGCATGAGCCAGGCCTACGGCGACACCTCCGACCGCGCCGAGTCGATCGCGACCATCCACCGCGCCCTCGACTTGGGCGTCACCCTGCTCGACACAGCGAACGTCTACGGCGACGGCGCCAACGAGGAGCTCGTGGGCGCCGCGATCGCCGACCGCCGCGACCGCGTGGTCCTGGCGACGAAGTTCGGCATCGTGCGCGACGCGCAGGGCAACCAGGGCGCGCAGGGCGACCCGGCCTACGTGCGGCGGTGCGCCGAGGAGTCGCTGCGGCGCCTGGGCGTCGACCACATCGACCTCTACTACCAGCACCGCGTCGACCCGGACACGCCGATCGAGGAGACCGTCGGCGCGCTCGCCGGGCTGATCGAGGAGGGGAAGATCCGCCACTACGGGCTCTCCGAGTGCGGCGCGGACACCGTCCGCCGCGCCCACGCCGTGCACCCGCCCGCCGCGGTGCAGTCGGAGTGGTCGCTGTGGACACGCGACATCGAGGAGTCGGTCGCTCCGACGTGCGCCGAGCTGGGCGTCGGCGTCGTGCCGTTCTCCCCGCTCGGGCGCGGCTTCCTGACCGGCGCGATCACCTCGACCGGGCAGCTCGGCGAGGGCGACATGCGCCGCGGCCTGCCCCGCTTCTCCGACGAGAACATGGCCGCGAACCTGGCCATCGTCGAGGCGCTGACCGCCATCGCGCAGCGCCGCGGGGTCACCGCCGGGCAGCTCGCGCTGGCCTGGGTGCAGAGCCGCGGGGAGCACGTCGTACCGATCCCGGGGACCAAGCGGCGGACCTACCTGGAGCAGAACGTCGAGGCCGCCGCGCTGGAGCTGTCGGCGGACGAGCTGGCCGAGATCGAGGCGGCCGCACCGGCGTCCGCGGTGGCCGGGGAGCGCTACCCGGCGCACCTGCAGCGCAACGTCGGCCGCTGA
- a CDS encoding NAD-dependent succinate-semialdehyde dehydrogenase produces the protein MTAYVTTNPATGKTEKTFPELDDAAVSDVLGRVTDAYPGWRATPAADRAQILVRVAEAYEARSDELAALIATEMGKPVKEAAGEVALAASIYRWYAEHGPDLLTRETLDPQGAQESVVQTEPIGPLVGVMPWNFPYYQVARFVAPNLVVGNTIVLKHAPICAASAEVMDEIFHTAGVPDDVYVNVYATNEQIADMIADPRIQGISLTGSERAGASVAETAGRNLKKAVLELGGSDAFIVLDDADVARTAKVAARARLMNGGQACNSPKRMIVPTDKVEEFVSVLVSTFEATEHGDPTDSGTRLGPLSSVAARDGVAEQVRRAVEQGATLHTGGEVPDGDGAFLRPAVLTGVTKDMDAYSEEIFGPVAVVYGVDSVDEAVTLANDVSYGLSGSVWSGDIERAQEIADRLEVGMAYVNEHGTTLPGLPFGGVKRSGFGRELGRWGMGEFVNTRLRRTAKPRG, from the coding sequence ATGACCGCCTACGTGACCACGAACCCCGCCACCGGGAAGACCGAGAAGACGTTCCCCGAGCTCGACGACGCGGCGGTCTCCGACGTCCTGGGCCGCGTCACGGACGCCTACCCCGGGTGGCGCGCGACCCCGGCCGCCGACCGGGCACAGATCCTGGTCCGGGTGGCCGAGGCCTACGAGGCCCGCAGCGACGAGCTGGCCGCGTTGATCGCGACCGAGATGGGCAAGCCCGTCAAGGAGGCCGCGGGCGAGGTCGCACTGGCCGCGTCGATCTACCGCTGGTACGCCGAGCACGGCCCGGACCTGCTGACCCGGGAGACCCTGGACCCGCAGGGCGCGCAGGAGTCGGTGGTGCAGACCGAGCCGATCGGACCGCTGGTCGGGGTCATGCCGTGGAACTTCCCGTACTACCAGGTGGCGCGGTTCGTCGCGCCGAACCTGGTCGTCGGGAACACGATCGTCCTCAAGCACGCCCCGATCTGTGCCGCCTCGGCCGAGGTGATGGACGAGATCTTCCACACCGCGGGTGTCCCCGACGACGTCTACGTCAACGTCTACGCGACCAACGAGCAGATCGCCGACATGATCGCCGACCCGCGGATCCAGGGGATCTCGCTGACCGGCAGCGAGCGGGCCGGTGCCTCGGTCGCCGAGACGGCGGGGCGCAACCTGAAGAAGGCCGTCCTGGAGCTGGGCGGGTCGGACGCGTTCATCGTCCTCGACGACGCCGACGTCGCCCGCACCGCGAAGGTCGCCGCCCGGGCCCGCCTGATGAACGGCGGTCAGGCCTGCAACTCCCCGAAGCGGATGATCGTGCCGACCGACAAGGTCGAGGAGTTCGTGTCGGTGCTGGTCTCGACGTTCGAGGCCACCGAGCACGGCGACCCGACCGACTCCGGCACCCGGCTCGGCCCGCTGTCCTCGGTCGCGGCGCGCGACGGCGTCGCCGAGCAGGTGCGCCGCGCCGTCGAGCAGGGCGCCACCCTGCACACCGGCGGCGAGGTACCCGACGGCGACGGCGCGTTCCTCCGCCCGGCCGTACTGACCGGCGTCACGAAGGACATGGACGCCTACTCCGAGGAGATCTTCGGGCCGGTGGCCGTGGTGTACGGCGTCGACTCGGTCGACGAGGCGGTCACACTGGCCAACGACGTGAGCTACGGGCTCAGCGGGTCGGTGTGGAGCGGTGACATCGAGCGCGCGCAGGAGATCGCCGACCGGCTCGAGGTGGGCATGGCCTACGTCAACGAGCACGGCACGACGCTGCCCGGGCTGCCCTTCGGCGGGGTGAAGCGCTCCGGTTTCGGTCGCGAGCTGGGCCGCTGGGGCATGGGCGAGTTCGTCAACACCCGGCTGCGTCGCACGGCGAAGCCTCGGGGCTGA
- a CDS encoding phosphotransferase has product MTPADDVWLRPLARRRRRDLAVRARTPLTGGYASGGAERIDLDDGTAVVLKRTGAVETAALRAVAVVNGPVRLPRMLGSGDGWVLLDHEPGAPLPVGAPVPDDVWRTLALVHAHWRRNRPRGVPVVDDAWWARLCGHAADRLTAAGHDTAAASVVAWAGDDRARTALRALPRTLCHGDAHRGNVVAGPAGAVLLDWGNARVAVGSLDVVVLAAPPAGGPADAPSAPVPAVYRETLHSALGAPDPPAMVAVETAWARAAAHVQYLPFAADHQDPDRVTSMVRVAAAALDELGALLAEARRG; this is encoded by the coding sequence GTGACCCCCGCCGACGACGTCTGGCTGCGCCCGCTCGCCCGGCGCCGCCGTCGCGACCTCGCGGTGCGGGCACGCACGCCGCTGACCGGCGGGTACGCCTCCGGCGGGGCCGAGCGGATCGACCTCGACGACGGCACCGCGGTCGTCCTGAAGCGGACCGGGGCGGTGGAGACGGCCGCGCTGCGTGCGGTCGCGGTGGTGAACGGGCCCGTCCGGCTGCCCCGGATGCTCGGCTCCGGCGACGGCTGGGTGCTGCTGGACCACGAGCCCGGCGCGCCGCTGCCGGTCGGGGCCCCGGTACCCGACGACGTGTGGCGCACCCTCGCGCTGGTCCACGCGCACTGGCGGCGCAACCGGCCGCGCGGCGTCCCCGTCGTCGACGACGCCTGGTGGGCGCGGCTGTGCGGGCACGCCGCGGACCGGCTGACGGCGGCCGGGCACGACACCGCGGCCGCGTCCGTCGTGGCCTGGGCCGGGGACGACCGCGCCCGCACCGCGCTGCGCGCCCTGCCCCGCACCCTGTGCCACGGCGACGCCCACCGCGGCAACGTCGTCGCCGGTCCGGCCGGTGCGGTACTGCTGGACTGGGGCAACGCCCGCGTCGCGGTGGGGTCGCTCGACGTCGTGGTGCTGGCCGCGCCTCCGGCAGGGGGCCCGGCCGACGCGCCGTCGGCGCCGGTGCCCGCGGTCTACCGGGAGACCCTGCACAGCGCGCTCGGCGCGCCGGACCCGCCCGCCATGGTCGCGGTGGAGACGGCGTGGGCGCGGGCGGCGGCGCACGTGCAGTACCTGCCGTTCGCCGCCGACCACCAGGACCCCGACCGGGTCACCTCGATGGTCCGGGTGGCCGCCGCGGCCCTCGACGAACTGGGCGCCCTGCTCGCCGAGGCCCGCCGCGGCTGA
- a CDS encoding DoxX family membrane protein, which translates to MSGPTQQYDWGNISGDEPAEKTRPERMPVPAHLSSDIGLLVLRLVVGASFAAAGARTLFGVAGGIGLDASATALADAGFTSFAGPLAWVLAVGQLVLGVLLVLGLLTPFAAAGLLASKVVAVVVALVPALSVPLFASDGVSSLELDLLLGAGAAALVFAGAGRIALDAGRTYQRRPLPWSVLSLLVAVAVALLVLFVLRR; encoded by the coding sequence ATGAGCGGGCCCACGCAGCAGTACGACTGGGGCAACATCTCCGGCGACGAACCGGCGGAGAAGACCCGCCCGGAGCGCATGCCGGTCCCCGCCCACCTCTCCTCCGACATCGGGCTGCTCGTGCTGCGGCTGGTCGTCGGGGCGTCCTTCGCCGCGGCGGGGGCACGCACGCTGTTCGGCGTCGCGGGCGGGATCGGCCTCGACGCCAGCGCGACCGCGCTCGCCGACGCCGGGTTCACGTCCTTCGCCGGCCCGCTGGCCTGGGTGCTCGCGGTCGGCCAGCTGGTCCTCGGCGTGCTGCTCGTGCTGGGGCTGCTGACGCCCTTCGCCGCGGCGGGTCTGCTCGCGTCGAAGGTCGTGGCGGTGGTGGTGGCGCTGGTGCCGGCCCTGTCGGTGCCGCTGTTCGCCTCGGACGGCGTGAGCTCCCTGGAGCTGGACCTGCTGCTCGGTGCCGGGGCCGCGGCGCTGGTGTTCGCCGGGGCCGGGCGGATCGCCCTCGACGCCGGGCGTACCTATCAGCGACGCCCGCTGCCGTGGTCGGTGCTGTCGCTGCTGGTGGCGGTCGCGGTGGCGCTGCTGGTCCTGTTCGTGCTGCGCCGGTGA
- a CDS encoding 2-hydroxyacid dehydrogenase — MSSPVTVLVPHTVGAEILSGVDGLDPVVYDPEKPLPDEAAHARVLVAPFLAGSDAVGIVERVPNLELVQLLTAGAETWIGRLPEGVGLSDGRGAHGGATAEWVVSVLLAVYRHLDRFVRAQDRGEWDYHQTEELAGKKILIVGAGDVGQRTRARLEPFEVETTLVGRTARDGVHGWDELPALLPHHDATVLIVPLTDETRGMVDAGFLAAMPDGSLLVNGARGPVVDTDALVAELTSGRIRAAVDVTDPEPLPAGHPLWSAPGLLLTPHVGGSVPLAMRRAYGVAAEQLAAFAAGDAPPNLVTGAY; from the coding sequence ATGAGCAGCCCCGTGACCGTCCTGGTGCCGCACACCGTCGGCGCCGAGATCCTGTCCGGTGTGGACGGACTGGACCCGGTTGTCTACGACCCGGAGAAGCCGCTGCCCGACGAGGCCGCCCACGCCCGCGTGCTGGTCGCGCCGTTCCTGGCGGGCTCCGACGCCGTCGGGATCGTCGAGCGGGTCCCGAACCTGGAGCTGGTGCAGCTGCTCACCGCGGGCGCCGAGACGTGGATCGGGCGGCTACCGGAGGGCGTCGGCCTCTCCGACGGACGCGGCGCGCACGGCGGCGCCACCGCCGAGTGGGTGGTGTCGGTGCTGCTGGCCGTCTACCGGCACCTGGACCGCTTCGTGCGTGCCCAGGACCGCGGCGAGTGGGACTACCACCAGACCGAGGAGCTGGCCGGCAAGAAGATCCTCATCGTCGGCGCGGGCGATGTCGGGCAGAGGACCCGGGCCCGTCTGGAGCCCTTCGAGGTGGAGACCACGCTGGTCGGGCGCACCGCCCGCGACGGCGTCCACGGCTGGGACGAGCTGCCCGCGCTGCTGCCGCACCACGACGCGACCGTGCTGATCGTCCCGCTCACCGACGAGACCCGCGGCATGGTCGACGCCGGCTTCCTGGCCGCCATGCCCGACGGATCGCTGCTCGTCAACGGCGCCCGCGGGCCGGTCGTGGACACCGACGCGCTGGTCGCGGAGCTGACCTCGGGACGGATCCGGGCCGCCGTCGACGTCACCGACCCCGAGCCGCTCCCCGCGGGCCACCCACTGTGGTCGGCGCCCGGGCTGCTGCTCACCCCGCACGTCGGCGGCAGCGTGCCGCTGGCGATGCGTCGCGCCTACGGCGTCGCGGCCGAGCAGCTCGCGGCGTTCGCCGCCGGTGACGCGCCGCCGAACCTCGTGACCGGCGCCTACTAG
- a CDS encoding glucose dehydrogenase, giving the protein MTARLLLIVATLVVLLGGCATFPDAGSRDWRPQAEGEGELGGPPQMAPEERTPPPSGAPSPQQQGSAPAPQPCVDPDPQVVAACLGPVGAVAVLPQGDRALVAERRTGRVLEVRRNATPQPVATVPVDPAGGLTGLVLSPGYAEDRLLYALSEGRVWRIAPGEAPKPVLEGLPPGGALAVDADGSSLLVATPAGAGPLAGAVLRIDTLGRPAPGNPDRASPVLARGLTAPGGVCVDPAARTTWVTDRTPGRDVLHRVTPGTLGAPAWTWPDRPGVAGCTVLPGAVVVAQSTGTALFVLNPGAEGTFTGDPKPVLEGTYGRIGPVTLAPDGLLWLGTVNRDGGAPGATDDRVVRIQPPTGGGASAI; this is encoded by the coding sequence GTGACCGCCCGGCTGCTGCTGATCGTCGCGACGCTCGTCGTGCTGCTGGGCGGCTGCGCCACCTTCCCCGACGCGGGCTCCCGCGACTGGCGCCCGCAGGCCGAGGGAGAGGGCGAGCTCGGCGGGCCGCCGCAGATGGCGCCGGAGGAGCGGACACCGCCGCCGAGCGGGGCGCCGTCGCCGCAGCAGCAGGGGTCCGCGCCGGCGCCGCAGCCGTGCGTCGACCCGGACCCGCAGGTCGTCGCCGCATGTCTGGGCCCGGTCGGGGCGGTGGCGGTGCTCCCGCAGGGCGACCGCGCACTCGTCGCCGAGCGGCGGACCGGGCGGGTGCTCGAGGTCCGCCGCAACGCCACCCCGCAGCCGGTCGCGACCGTGCCGGTCGACCCGGCCGGCGGGCTGACCGGGCTGGTCCTGTCCCCCGGCTACGCCGAGGACCGCCTGCTCTACGCCCTCTCCGAGGGACGGGTCTGGCGGATCGCACCCGGTGAGGCGCCGAAGCCGGTGCTGGAGGGGTTGCCGCCGGGCGGGGCGCTGGCCGTCGACGCCGACGGCTCCTCGCTGCTCGTCGCCACGCCCGCCGGGGCGGGACCGCTCGCCGGGGCGGTGCTGCGGATCGACACCCTGGGCCGTCCGGCCCCGGGCAACCCCGACCGTGCCTCGCCGGTCCTGGCCCGCGGGCTCACCGCGCCGGGCGGGGTGTGCGTCGACCCCGCGGCGCGGACCACCTGGGTCACCGACCGCACCCCGGGCCGCGACGTCCTGCACCGCGTCACGCCGGGCACGCTCGGCGCGCCCGCCTGGACCTGGCCGGACCGCCCGGGCGTCGCCGGGTGCACGGTGCTGCCGGGCGCGGTCGTCGTCGCGCAGAGCACCGGCACAGCGCTGTTCGTGCTCAACCCGGGCGCCGAGGGCACCTTCACCGGCGACCCGAAGCCGGTCCTGGAGGGCACCTACGGCCGGATCGGCCCGGTCACCCTCGCCCCGGACGGCCTGCTGTGGCTGGGGACGGTCAACCGCGACGGCGGCGCCCCCGGCGCCACCGACGACCGGGTCGTACGCATCCAGCCGCCGACCGGCGGCGGCGCCAGCGCCATCTGA
- the gatB gene encoding Asp-tRNA(Asn)/Glu-tRNA(Gln) amidotransferase subunit GatB translates to MTTTEPELVEFDDVVARFDPVLGIEVHVELSTNTKMFCGCPTEFGAEPNTQVCPVCLGLPGALPVVNRAAVESAIRIGLALNCSIAPWGRFARKNYFYPDMPKNFQTSQYDEPIAVDGFLDLTLDDGEVVRIGIERAHMEEDTGKSLHVGGADGRIHGADHSLLDYNRAGVPLIEIVTKMIPDTGARAPEVARAYVTALRDLIQSLGVSDVRMDQGSMRADVNLSLSPKGGALGTRTETKNVNSLRSVERAVRHEMSRQAGVLDAGGEIVQETRHFDESTGHTRAGRRKETSEDYRYFPEPDLVPIAPSAEWVEELRGTLPELPWERRKRIQTEWGISDEEIRDLVNGGALELVEATVAAGAPSQEARSWWVSYLAQQANTRSVELVDLAITPEQVARVVELVATGELTNKLARQVVDGVLDGEGGPDEVVAARGLKVVSDEGALIAAVDAALAEQPDVAEKIRGGKVQAAGAIVGAVMKATKGQADAKRVRELIVERVGA, encoded by the coding sequence GTGACCACCACCGAACCCGAGCTCGTGGAGTTCGACGACGTCGTCGCCCGCTTCGACCCGGTCCTGGGCATCGAGGTGCACGTCGAGCTGTCGACGAACACCAAGATGTTCTGCGGCTGCCCGACGGAGTTCGGCGCCGAGCCGAACACCCAGGTCTGCCCGGTCTGCCTGGGCCTGCCCGGCGCGCTGCCGGTGGTCAACCGGGCCGCGGTGGAGTCGGCGATCCGGATCGGCCTGGCGCTGAACTGCTCGATCGCGCCGTGGGGCCGGTTCGCCCGGAAGAACTACTTCTACCCGGACATGCCGAAGAACTTCCAGACCAGCCAGTACGACGAGCCGATCGCCGTCGACGGGTTCCTGGACCTGACCCTCGACGACGGCGAGGTCGTCCGGATCGGCATCGAGCGCGCGCACATGGAGGAGGACACCGGCAAGTCGTTGCACGTGGGCGGTGCCGACGGCCGCATCCACGGCGCCGACCACTCGCTGCTCGACTACAACCGCGCCGGCGTCCCGCTGATCGAGATCGTCACGAAGATGATCCCGGACACCGGCGCCCGCGCCCCCGAGGTGGCGCGTGCCTACGTCACCGCGCTGCGCGACCTGATCCAGTCCCTGGGCGTCTCCGACGTCCGGATGGACCAGGGATCGATGCGTGCCGACGTGAACCTGTCGCTCTCGCCGAAGGGCGGCGCGCTGGGCACCCGCACCGAGACGAAGAACGTCAACTCGCTGCGGTCGGTCGAGCGCGCGGTCCGGCACGAGATGAGCCGGCAGGCCGGCGTGCTGGACGCGGGCGGCGAGATCGTGCAGGAGACCCGGCACTTCGACGAGTCCACCGGCCACACCCGCGCCGGGCGGCGCAAGGAGACCTCGGAGGACTACCGGTACTTCCCGGAGCCCGACCTGGTCCCGATCGCGCCCTCGGCCGAGTGGGTCGAGGAGCTGCGCGGCACCCTGCCCGAGCTGCCCTGGGAGCGCCGCAAGCGCATCCAGACCGAGTGGGGCATCTCCGACGAGGAGATTCGCGACCTGGTCAACGGCGGCGCGCTGGAGCTGGTCGAGGCCACCGTCGCGGCGGGTGCACCGTCGCAGGAGGCCCGCTCCTGGTGGGTGTCCTACCTCGCCCAGCAGGCCAACACCCGCTCCGTCGAGCTCGTCGACCTCGCGATCACGCCGGAGCAGGTCGCCCGGGTGGTCGAGCTGGTCGCCACGGGGGAGCTGACCAACAAGCTCGCCCGCCAGGTCGTCGACGGCGTCCTCGACGGCGAGGGCGGCCCGGACGAGGTCGTCGCGGCCCGCGGGCTGAAGGTTGTCTCCGACGAGGGTGCGCTGATCGCCGCCGTCGACGCGGCGCTGGCCGAGCAGCCCGACGTCGCGGAGAAGATCCGCGGCGGCAAGGTCCAGGCCGCCGGGGCGATCGTCGGTGCGGTCATGAAGGCGACGAAGGGCCAGGCCGACGCCAAGCGGGTCCGGGAGCTGATCGTCGAGCGGGTCGGGGCCTGA
- the gatA gene encoding Asp-tRNA(Asn)/Glu-tRNA(Gln) amidotransferase subunit GatA, producing MSDLIRLTAAELAEKIHSREVSAVEAAQAHLDRIAAVDGEVHAFLHVGAESALAGAALVDERIAAGEAPESPLAGVPLALKDVFTTSDMPTTCGSRILEGWQPPYDATVTARLRAAGITILGKTNMDEFAMGSSTEHSAYGVTRNPWDTSRVPGGSGGGSAAALAAFEAPLAIGTDTGGSIRQPAAFTGTVGVKPTYGQVSRYGLVACASSLDQGGPCARTVLDAALLHEVIGGHDPRDSTSIDRPVPAVVEAARQGATGDLSGLKVGVVRELGGEGYQPGVRSAFDASLRSLEKLGAEIVEVGCPHFEYGMAAYYLILPSEVSSNLARFDAMRYGLRAAEGRSAEEVMANTREQGFGPEVKRRIMLGTYALSSGYYDAYYGQAQKVRTLISRDFDAAFAQADVLVSPTAPTVPFPIGDKVDDPLAMYLNDLATIPTNLAGVAGMSVPNGISEGLPTGLQIMAPALGEAVMYRVGAAFEAARDADEGGPLIARVPEVTR from the coding sequence GTGAGCGACCTGATCCGGCTGACCGCCGCCGAGCTCGCCGAGAAGATCCACTCCCGTGAGGTCTCCGCCGTGGAGGCCGCGCAGGCCCACCTCGACCGGATCGCCGCCGTCGACGGCGAGGTGCACGCGTTCCTGCACGTCGGAGCCGAGTCCGCGCTGGCCGGCGCCGCGCTGGTCGACGAGCGGATCGCCGCGGGCGAGGCGCCGGAGTCCCCGCTGGCCGGGGTGCCGCTGGCGCTCAAGGACGTGTTCACCACCTCCGACATGCCCACCACCTGCGGCTCGCGGATCCTCGAGGGCTGGCAGCCGCCCTACGACGCGACGGTCACCGCGCGCCTGCGCGCCGCCGGGATCACGATCCTGGGCAAGACCAACATGGACGAGTTCGCGATGGGCTCGTCCACCGAGCACTCCGCGTACGGCGTCACCCGCAACCCGTGGGACACCTCCCGGGTGCCGGGCGGCTCCGGCGGCGGCTCGGCGGCCGCGCTGGCCGCGTTCGAGGCGCCGCTGGCGATCGGTACCGACACCGGTGGCTCGATCCGTCAGCCCGCCGCGTTCACCGGCACCGTCGGCGTCAAGCCCACCTACGGCCAGGTCTCCCGCTACGGGCTGGTCGCCTGCGCGTCGTCGCTGGACCAGGGCGGGCCGTGCGCGCGCACCGTGCTGGACGCGGCGCTGCTGCACGAGGTCATCGGCGGCCACGACCCGCGCGACTCGACCTCGATCGACCGGCCGGTCCCGGCCGTGGTCGAGGCCGCGCGCCAGGGTGCGACCGGTGACCTGTCGGGGCTGAAGGTCGGCGTCGTGCGCGAGCTGGGGGGCGAGGGCTACCAGCCCGGCGTCCGGTCGGCGTTCGACGCGTCGCTGCGCAGCCTGGAGAAGCTGGGCGCCGAGATCGTCGAGGTCGGGTGCCCGCACTTCGAGTACGGCATGGCCGCGTACTACCTGATCCTGCCGAGCGAGGTGTCGTCGAACCTCGCCCGGTTCGACGCCATGCGCTACGGCCTGCGCGCGGCCGAGGGCCGCTCCGCAGAGGAGGTCATGGCCAACACCCGCGAGCAGGGCTTCGGGCCCGAGGTCAAGCGGCGGATCATGCTCGGCACCTACGCGCTGTCCAGCGGCTACTACGACGCCTACTACGGGCAGGCGCAGAAGGTCCGCACGCTGATCAGCCGGGACTTCGACGCGGCGTTCGCCCAGGCCGACGTGCTCGTGTCGCCGACCGCGCCGACCGTGCCGTTCCCGATCGGGGACAAGGTCGACGACCCGCTGGCCATGTACCTGAACGACCTGGCCACCATCCCGACCAACCTGGCCGGGGTGGCGGGCATGTCGGTGCCCAACGGGATCTCCGAGGGGCTCCCGACCGGTCTGCAGATCATGGCGCCCGCGCTCGGCGAAGCCGTCATGTACCGCGTCGGGGCGGCGTTCGAGGCCGCCCGCGACGCCGACGAGGGCGGTCCGCTGATCGCGCGTGTTCCGGAGGTGACCCGGTGA